From the Prunus dulcis chromosome 4, ALMONDv2, whole genome shotgun sequence genome, one window contains:
- the LOC117625691 gene encoding uncharacterized protein LOC117625691 isoform X1, translated as MSVERPFEAWEEVQRHGQDLADRLAQGFTGLIQSHISTPSFAWPNPNTSKLFDLEFPNQSFGKRDFVGLVAENSGINGVSAILNIGNRIGQVGADFGACLNGMVQQFFRTLPVPFRHDENAAIAAVRIDSDKVRQRADASLSGKEDLGPLKERLKDFKVVESDGVSDGLVDEELAGLNLRSAGLLGRPLGSINTSTTYDSRTRQLESSFLARGDLWRVEASSGSSTSRNDNSSLFLVQLGPVLFVRDATLLLPVHLSKQHLLWYGYDRKNGMHSLCPAVWSKHRRWLLMSMVCLNPLACSFVDLQFPNGQFTFISGEGLSTSAFLPLCGGLLQAQGQYPGEMRFSFSRKNKWGTRITPMIQWPDKSFTLGLSQALAWQRSGLMVRPTIQFSLCPTFGGSNPGLRAELIHSVKEELNLICGCAFTPHPSVFASISVGRSKWNGNVGNSGLVFRVDTPLTNVDRPSFSVQLNNVLEF; from the exons ATGTCTGTGGAGAGGCCCTTCGAAGCTTGGGAGGAGGTTCAGCGCCATGGCCAGGACTTAGCGGACCGCCTCGCTCAGGGCTTCACGGGTTTGATTCAGTCCCACATCAGTACGCCGTCGTTCGCTTGGCCTAACCCTAACACGTCGAAGCTCTTCGATCTCGAGTTCCCGAACCAGAGTTTCGGCAAGAGAGACTTTGTTGGGTTGGTGGCCGAGAACTCCGGGATTAATGGGGTTTCCGCGATTCTCAATATCGGTAACAGGATCGGGCAAGTCGGGGCGGATTTCGGGGCGTGCTTGAATGGGATGGTTCAACAGTTCTTTAGGACCTTACCGGTACCGTTTAGGCATGATGAAAATGCTGCTATAGCGGCTGTTCGAATTGATTCGGATAAGGTTAGGCAGAGAGCAGATGCGAGTTTGAGTGGTAAGGAGGATTTGGGGCCATTGAAGGAACGCTTGAAGGATTTCAAGGTTGTGGAGAGTGATGGTGTCTCTGATGGTTTGGTGGATGAAGAACTTGCTGGCTTGAATCTAAGGTCCGCTGGTCTTCTGGGTAGACCACTG GGGAGCATAAATACCTCAACAACTTATGATAGTAGAACACGTCAGCTAGAAAGTTCTTTCCTTGCAAGGGGAGATCTATGGAGAGTAGAGGCTTCGAGTGGCAGTTCCACATCTAGAAATGACAATTCATCACTCTTCCTTGTCCAGCTTGGGCCTGTACTCTTTGTTCGTGATGCGACACTTCTTCTTCCGGTGCATTTGTCAAAGCAACACTTGCTTTGGTATGGCTATGATAGGAAG aatGGGATGCATTCCCTTTGTCCGGCCGTGTGGTCAAAACACAGAAGGTGGCTCTTAATGTCAATGGTCTGCCTGAATCCATTAGCCTGT TCATTTGTTGATTTACAGTTTCCAAACGGGCAATTTACATTTATATCTGGTGAAGGGCTTTCCACAAGTGCTTTCTTACCTCTGTGTGGAGGCCTTCTACAAGCTCAAGGTCAATATCCTGGAGAAATGAGATTCAGTTTCTCTCGCAAG AATAAGTGGGGAACACGCATCACCCCAATGATACAATGGCCAGACAAGTCTTTTACACTGGGTCTATCACAAGCCTTGGCTTGGCAGAGATCTGGTCTCATGGTGAGGCCTACAATTCAGTTCAG TTTATGCCCCACTTTTGGTGGAAGCAATCCTGGTTTGCGGGCAGAACTCATTCACTCAGTGAAGGAGGAGCTCAACCTGATATGTGGTTGTGCATTCACACCACATCCTTCTGTGTTTGCTTCAATATCT GTTGGCAGATCCAAGTGGAATGGAAATGTTGGGAACTCGGGGCTAGTTTTTAGAGTGGATACCCCGCTTACCAATGTTGATCGACCTTCCTTCTCTGTTCAGTTAAACAATGTCCTTGAGTTTTGA
- the LOC117625691 gene encoding uncharacterized protein LOC117625691 isoform X2, protein MSVERPFEAWEEVQRHGQDLADRLAQGFTGLIQSHISTPSFAWPNPNTSKLFDLEFPNQSFGKRDFVGLVAENSGINGVSAILNIGNRIGQVGADFGACLNGMVQQFFRTLPVPFRHDENAAIAAVRIDSDKVRQRADASLSGKEDLGPLKERLKDFKVVESDGVSDGLVDEELAGLNLRSAGLLGRPLGSINTSTTYDSRTRQLESSFLARGDLWRVEASSGSSTSRNDNSSLFLVQLGPVLFVRDATLLLPVHLSKQHLLWYGYDRKNGMHSLCPAVWSKHRRWLLMSMVCLNPLACSFVDLQFPNGQFTFISGEGLSTSAFLPLCGGLLQAQGQYPGEMRFSFSRKNKWGTRITPMIQWPDKSFTLGLSQALAWQRSGLMVRPTIQFSHHTWC, encoded by the exons ATGTCTGTGGAGAGGCCCTTCGAAGCTTGGGAGGAGGTTCAGCGCCATGGCCAGGACTTAGCGGACCGCCTCGCTCAGGGCTTCACGGGTTTGATTCAGTCCCACATCAGTACGCCGTCGTTCGCTTGGCCTAACCCTAACACGTCGAAGCTCTTCGATCTCGAGTTCCCGAACCAGAGTTTCGGCAAGAGAGACTTTGTTGGGTTGGTGGCCGAGAACTCCGGGATTAATGGGGTTTCCGCGATTCTCAATATCGGTAACAGGATCGGGCAAGTCGGGGCGGATTTCGGGGCGTGCTTGAATGGGATGGTTCAACAGTTCTTTAGGACCTTACCGGTACCGTTTAGGCATGATGAAAATGCTGCTATAGCGGCTGTTCGAATTGATTCGGATAAGGTTAGGCAGAGAGCAGATGCGAGTTTGAGTGGTAAGGAGGATTTGGGGCCATTGAAGGAACGCTTGAAGGATTTCAAGGTTGTGGAGAGTGATGGTGTCTCTGATGGTTTGGTGGATGAAGAACTTGCTGGCTTGAATCTAAGGTCCGCTGGTCTTCTGGGTAGACCACTG GGGAGCATAAATACCTCAACAACTTATGATAGTAGAACACGTCAGCTAGAAAGTTCTTTCCTTGCAAGGGGAGATCTATGGAGAGTAGAGGCTTCGAGTGGCAGTTCCACATCTAGAAATGACAATTCATCACTCTTCCTTGTCCAGCTTGGGCCTGTACTCTTTGTTCGTGATGCGACACTTCTTCTTCCGGTGCATTTGTCAAAGCAACACTTGCTTTGGTATGGCTATGATAGGAAG aatGGGATGCATTCCCTTTGTCCGGCCGTGTGGTCAAAACACAGAAGGTGGCTCTTAATGTCAATGGTCTGCCTGAATCCATTAGCCTGT TCATTTGTTGATTTACAGTTTCCAAACGGGCAATTTACATTTATATCTGGTGAAGGGCTTTCCACAAGTGCTTTCTTACCTCTGTGTGGAGGCCTTCTACAAGCTCAAGGTCAATATCCTGGAGAAATGAGATTCAGTTTCTCTCGCAAG AATAAGTGGGGAACACGCATCACCCCAATGATACAATGGCCAGACAAGTCTTTTACACTGGGTCTATCACAAGCCTTGGCTTGGCAGAGATCTGGTCTCATGGTGAGGCCTACAATTCAGTTCAG TCATCATACTTGGTGTTGA